GGGGCGAAGAAGCCCACTTCACCGGCCTCGTCCGCGACGTCGGCTTCCTTGTCGTCCTGCGCCATCGCGTCGACACGCTTGGCCGTGAAGGCCAGGTAGTAGCCGATCATGATGGACAGGCCGAAGGCCAGGAAGAGCGCCGTCGTACCGACCGGCTCCTTGGACCAGACGCCGTAAAGGATCGCCATGGCAAGGATGAAGACGCTCAGCCAGATGAACATCTTGCCTTGGATCTTCACTTGCCGGCCTCCTTGCTGCCCGCGAGGGCCTCGACGGCGTGGCCCTTGTTCTCGAGCTGGTCGACAGCCGCGATCTCAGGGTGGTGCAGATCGAACGCCGGGGATTCGGAACGGATCCGCGGCAGGGTGAGGAAGTTGTGCCGCGGCGGCGGGCAGGACGTCGCCCATTCGAGCGAACGGCCGTAGCCCCACGGGTCGTCGACCTCGATCTTCTTGCCGTACTTGGCGGTCTTCCAGACGTTGTACATGAACGGCAGGATCGACAGACCGAGCAGGAAGGAGGAGATCGTCGAGATCGTGTTCAGCGCGGTGAAGCCGTCGGCGTCGAGGTAGTCCGCGTAACGACGCGGCATGCCCTCGGCACCGAGCCAGTGCTGCACCAGGAAGGTGCCGTGGAAGCCGATGAACAGCGTCCAGAACGTGATCTTGCCGAGGCGCTCGTCCAGCATCTTGCCGGTGAACTTCGGCCACCAGAAGTGGAACCCGGCGAACATCGCGAAGACCACGGTGCCGAAGACGACGTAGTGGAAGTGCGCGACGACGAAGTACGAGTCGGAGACGTGGAAGTCCATCGGCGGCGAGGCCAGGATGACGCCGGTCAGACCACCGAAGGTGAAGGTGATCAGGAAGCCGATCGTCCAGAGCATCGGTGTCTCGAACGACAACGAGCCCTTCCACATCGTTCCGATCCAGTTGAAGAACTTCACGCCTGTCGGTACGGCGATGAGGAACGTCATGAAGGAGAAGAACGGCAGGAGCACGCCGCCTGTGACGTACATGTGGTGCGCCCACACGGTCACGGACAGGCCGGCGATCGCGATCGTCGCGGCCACCAGACCGATGTAGCCGAACATCGGCTTACGGCTGAAGACCGGGATGATCTCGGAGACGATGCCGAAGAACGGCAGCGCGATGATGTACACCTCGGGGTGGCCGAAGAACCAGAAGAGGTGCTGCCACAGCAGCGCTCCACCGTTGGCCGCGTCGAAGATGTGCGAGCCGAACTTGCGGTCCGCCTCCAGGGCGAACAGCGCAGCCGCCAGGACCGGGAAGGCGAGCAGGACCAGGACACCGGTCAGCAGCACGTTCCAGACGAAGATCGGCATGCGGAACATCGTCATGCCCGGAGCGCGCATGCAGATGATCGTGGTGATGAAGTTGACCGAACCGAGGATCGTGCCGAAGCCGGAGAAGGCCAGACCCATGATCCACAGGTCGGCGCCGACACCCGGCGAGCGGACGGCGTCCGACAGCGGGGAGTAGGCGAACCAGCCGAAGTCGGCGGCACCCTGCGGGGTGAGGAAGCCGGCGACCGCCATGATCGAGCCGAAGAGGTACAGCCAGTACGCGAACATGTTCAGCCGCGGGAACGCCACGTCGGGCGCGCCGATCTGCAGCGGCATGATCCAGTTCGCGAATCCGGCGAACAGCGGCGTCGCGAACATCAGCAGCATGATCGTGCCGTGCATCGTGAACGCCTGGTTGAACTGCTCGTTCGACATGATCTGCGTACCCGGACGGGCCAGCTCGGCGCGCATGAAGAGCGCCATCAGGCCGCCGACGCAGAAGAACGCGAACGACGTGACCAGGTACATCGTCCCGATCGTCTTGTGGTCGGTGGTGGTCAGCCACTTGATCACGACGTTGCCGGGCTGCTTGCGCCGTACGGGCAGCTCGTTCTCGTACGAGTCCTCAGCTGCGGCGGCACCCTGGGTTTCGTTGTGGATGCTCACAGTTGGTTCTTCTCCGCATTCCTGGCCGGGTCCGTCTGCTCGATGCCAGACGGGATGTAGCCGGTCTGCCCCTTCTCGGCCAGCTCCTTCAGGTGCTGCTGGTAGCGCTCCGGAGAGACCACCTTGACGTTGAAGAGCATCCGGGAGTGGTCGACGCCGCACAGTTCGGCGCACTTGCCGAGGAAGGTGCCTTCCTGCGTCGGGGTCACCTCGAAGGAGTTGGTATGACCCGGGATGACGTCCTGCTTCATGAGGAAGGGGACCACCCAGAAGGAGTGGATGACGTCACGCGAGGTCAGGACGAACCGGACCTTCTCGCCCTTCGGCAGCCACAGGGTCGGACCCGGGTTGCCGGTCTGGGGGTTCCGGTCACCGGGGATACCGGCGTCGTAGACGCCGCCGGCGTTCGCCGGGAAGTCGTCCTGGAACTTGTCCGGGATGGCGGCGAGGTTCGGGGCCGTCTTGGCGTCACCCGTCACACCCGGCACGTTCTCGACGTAGTTGAAGCCCCAGCTCCACTGGTAGCCGACCACGTTGATGGTGTGGGCGGGCTTGTCGGCGAGCGACAGGAGCTTCGACTCGTCGCGCGCGGTGAAGTAGAAGAGGACCGACACGATGATGAGTGGCGTCACCGTGTACAGCGCCTCGATGGGCATGTTGTACCGCGTCTGCGGGGGTACCTCGACCTTGGTACGGCTGCGCCGGTGGAAGAAGACGGACCACAGGATCAGCCCCCAGACCAGGACGCCCGTGACGAGCGCAGCCGCCCACGAGCCCTGCCAGAGGGAGAGGATCGTGGGTGCCTCTTCCGTAACCGGAGTGGGCATACCAAGGCGGGGGAAGTCTTCCCAGTTGTACGAGCAGCCGGTGGCTGTCGCCAGGATCAGGCCCGCAGTCAGCACCTGCGGCAGCTTCCGCCGCATCGGGCGCCGCGACGAGCGGTCGGAGCCGTTGGGACTCACGTAGCGCCTTCCCGAGAGTCTCGGCCCGCGCTTGGTCGGCCACGGCCGTCCGTCTCGCTGGTCGGTCGCCGCCCCGTGCCGCGGGCAGGGGTTTGGATGTTTATGCGGACCAAACCCTACTGGACGCTATTTGGGGTCGCGCGGGGAGGGTGCCCAACGCGCCGTCCGAGTCCCCGAAGGGGTGGACTCCGGGGTTCCGGAGGGGGGTCCCAGGCGGCCGTTCGGCGGTCTGGCGGCGTACCGGAGCGCACTTCTGACGAGGACTCACGAGAAGCGGACGGGTGTGCGGGCCGGGCGCGTCGGGCGTGTCGGACGGGCGGGGGCGGGGGCGCGGGAAGGGAGGGGTGGAACGTACGCGGGGAGGGTGGGACGTACGCGGGGAGGGGCG
Above is a genomic segment from Streptomyces sp. NBC_00094 containing:
- a CDS encoding cytochrome c oxidase subunit 4, with product MKIQGKMFIWLSVFILAMAILYGVWSKEPVGTTALFLAFGLSIMIGYYLAFTAKRVDAMAQDDKEADVADEAGEVGFFAPHSWQPLSLAVGGALAFLAVAMGWWILYFSFPLLLVGLFGWVFEFYRGENQNQ
- the ctaD gene encoding cytochrome c oxidase subunit I gives rise to the protein MSIHNETQGAAAAEDSYENELPVRRKQPGNVVIKWLTTTDHKTIGTMYLVTSFAFFCVGGLMALFMRAELARPGTQIMSNEQFNQAFTMHGTIMLLMFATPLFAGFANWIMPLQIGAPDVAFPRLNMFAYWLYLFGSIMAVAGFLTPQGAADFGWFAYSPLSDAVRSPGVGADLWIMGLAFSGFGTILGSVNFITTIICMRAPGMTMFRMPIFVWNVLLTGVLVLLAFPVLAAALFALEADRKFGSHIFDAANGGALLWQHLFWFFGHPEVYIIALPFFGIVSEIIPVFSRKPMFGYIGLVAATIAIAGLSVTVWAHHMYVTGGVLLPFFSFMTFLIAVPTGVKFFNWIGTMWKGSLSFETPMLWTIGFLITFTFGGLTGVILASPPMDFHVSDSYFVVAHFHYVVFGTVVFAMFAGFHFWWPKFTGKMLDERLGKITFWTLFIGFHGTFLVQHWLGAEGMPRRYADYLDADGFTALNTISTISSFLLGLSILPFMYNVWKTAKYGKKIEVDDPWGYGRSLEWATSCPPPRHNFLTLPRIRSESPAFDLHHPEIAAVDQLENKGHAVEALAGSKEAGK
- the coxB gene encoding cytochrome c oxidase subunit II — translated: MSPNGSDRSSRRPMRRKLPQVLTAGLILATATGCSYNWEDFPRLGMPTPVTEEAPTILSLWQGSWAAALVTGVLVWGLILWSVFFHRRSRTKVEVPPQTRYNMPIEALYTVTPLIIVSVLFYFTARDESKLLSLADKPAHTINVVGYQWSWGFNYVENVPGVTGDAKTAPNLAAIPDKFQDDFPANAGGVYDAGIPGDRNPQTGNPGPTLWLPKGEKVRFVLTSRDVIHSFWVVPFLMKQDVIPGHTNSFEVTPTQEGTFLGKCAELCGVDHSRMLFNVKVVSPERYQQHLKELAEKGQTGYIPSGIEQTDPARNAEKNQL